The following DNA comes from Microbacterium foliorum.
ACGCCGTCGCGACCATCGTGCTCGGCGCGATGCTCGTGGTGCTGTTCACCGTCGCCCTGATGATCGGCAACACGTTCTATCCGCTCGACGACGTGATCCGTGTGATCCTCGGCGAGACGGTTCCCGGCGCCTCGTTCACTGTCGGCGAGCTGCGCCTGCCTCGGGCGGTGCTCGCTGTTCTCGCCGGATTCGCGTTCGGCATCGCGGGCGTCTCGTTCCAGACGCTGCTGCGCAATCCGCTCGCCTCGCCCGACATCATCGGCATCTCGAACGGCGCGGGCGCCGCAGCCGTGTTCGGCATCGTGGTGCTGTCGCTGAACGGTCCGGTCGTCTCTCTGCTCGCGCTGGGCGGCGCGATCGTCACGGCAGGGGTCATCTACCTGCTGTCGATCAAGAACGGCTTCGCCGGCACGCGCCTGATCCTGATCGGCATCGGCATCGCGGCGATGCTGCAGAGCATCATCTCGTACATGCTGTCGAGAGCGGCGAGCTGGGACATCCAGACCGCGATGCAGTGGCTCACCGGCAGCCTGAACAACGCCTCGTGGGAGCGCGTGATGCCGCTCGCGATCGCCGCCGCAGTGCTCCTGCCGCTGCTGCTCTCGCAGGGTCGGGCACTCGGTGCGATGCAGCTCGGCGACGACTCGGCATCCGGTCTCGGTGTGCGGGTCAACACCACCCGCCTGCTGTTCATCCTGGGCGCCGTCGCGCTGCTCGCCTTCGCGACCGCCGCCTGCGGCCCCATCGCCTTCGTCGCGTTCATGGCCGGTCCGATCGCCGCCCGCATCACCGGCCCCGGCGCGAACCTGCTGCTTCCGAGCGCGTTCGTGGGGGCCGTGCTGGTGCTCGGAGGCGACCTCATCGGCCAGTTCGCGTTCGGC
Coding sequences within:
- a CDS encoding FecCD family ABC transporter permease — translated: MSTIDRAAAQTPAASERTRDSVAAIIAGRRSRHRRHAVATIVLGAMLVVLFTVALMIGNTFYPLDDVIRVILGETVPGASFTVGELRLPRAVLAVLAGFAFGIAGVSFQTLLRNPLASPDIIGISNGAGAAAVFGIVVLSLNGPVVSLLALGGAIVTAGVIYLLSIKNGFAGTRLILIGIGIAAMLQSIISYMLSRAASWDIQTAMQWLTGSLNNASWERVMPLAIAAAVLLPLLLSQGRALGAMQLGDDSASGLGVRVNTTRLLFILGAVALLAFATAACGPIAFVAFMAGPIAARITGPGANLLLPSAFVGAVLVLGGDLIGQFAFGERYPVGVITGVLGAPYLIFLLIRTNRSGGSL